GCCCCGCAAGTCCACCGTCGACATCAAGGCCGGGATCTCGTGCGATCAAATCGTCGCCAACGAGGTCGGCAAAGCCACGCGATTCCAGTCGCTCGAACTCGGCATCGAAGACGCCCGCCAGGCCGGCGACTGCGACTCCGGTTACTCCTGCGCCTATACGAATAACCTCGCCTGGCGCAGTGACTCCCAGCCGCTTCCCCCGATTCTCGACCCGCGCGCCTTGTTCGAAAGGCTCTTCGGCGTCGACGCCGGACTCACGCCTGAGCAACGCGCGCAACGCAACCGGTTCCGCCGCAGCATCCTCGATTTCGTCAGCGAGGACGCCGGAAAGCTCAAGCGCGAACTTGGGCCCACCGACAACCGCAAGCTCGACGAATACCTCTCGTCGATTCGCGAAGTGGAACGGCAGATCGAGCGCGCCGAGCACGACAACGCCCAGGTGGATCCGAAGATGCCCAAACCCTACGGCGTGCCAGCTGATTTCGCGGAGCACTTCAAGCTGATGTCGGATATGCTCACCATCGCGCTCCAGGCTGACATGAGCCGCGTCTTCACCTTCCTGGTGACGCGCGAGGGCACGTCCAGAGCCTATCGCGAGATCGGCATCCCGGATGGCCATCACCCGCTCACCCACCACCGGAACGATCCCGCGATGATGGAGAAGGTGGCGCAAATCAACGCATACCACGTGAAGCAGTTCGCTGCCTGGATCGAGAAGCTTAAGTCGATCCGCGAAGGCGATTCCACCCTGCTCGACAACTCCATGATCGTCTACGGCGCCGGCCTCTCCGATGGCAATCGCCACACGCACGAAGACCTCCCGACGATCATCGTCGGCTCGGGCGGCGGCTACATTCGCGGCGGCCGGCGGATCGTCTACCGGCGCGAGACTCCCATGTCGAACCTGTTCCTTACCATGATGGACCGCATGGGCGTTCGCACCGAGCACTTCGGCGACTCCACGGGCCACCTCGACGGCCTGAATCTTAGCTGATCTGCTTACTATCTTTGGCGGTTACCTGTTCTGCGCGGCGGCCATCGCCGGAACGGGCCGATTCCTTCTGCGTCGATTCGGCCTCGAGGTCAGCGCCGCCGAAGAAGCCGCGCTTGCCTGGACCCTCGGCGCCGCCGTCTTCAGTCTGATCGTTCTGGCGCTGACCGCGGCCGGCGCGATTGCAGTTCCATTCCTCCTGATCCTCGGCGCCGTGGCGATCGCCATCGGCGGCAGACCGCGTCTGAGTTGGACGCCCGCCGCCGCCGTGGCTCTCGCCTTCCTCGCCTGGTACTTCGTCGCCGCCATGGCGCCCGGCCCCGATTCCGACGGTTATCGCTATCATCTCGGCTTCCCCCGGCTCTACCTCGACGCCGGCCGCTTGATCCCCATTCGTGAGGACTTCTACTCCGCGTTCCCGCAGGCGACAGAGATGCTGTTTCTCTACGGCTTGCGCTTCGGCGGCTTCGCCGTGGCGAACCTGCTCCATTGGACCTTCTTCGCCGCTCTCATCGCCGGCGTCTATGCCACCGGTGCGCTCCTCGGCTCTCCGTTGACCGCTGCCTGCGCCGCCGTCGCCATCGCCGCATCTCCCGTCGTCGGAGCCACGTCCGCTCTCGCGAGCGCCGATGTCGCACTGGCCGCGGCCCTTTGGGCGAGCTTCCACGCATGGCTCCGGTGGCGCGGCGACGCCAACTGGCGATGGCTCGTGGCCGCGTCCGCGGCAGCCGGCTTCGCGTGTTCGGTGAAGTACACGGGCTGCACCGCGCTTGCCGTGTCCGCTCTGTTTCTGCTCGCGGGCAGGGCCCGGTGGCGATCCGTCGCGCTGTCGGCCGCCGTCATCGGCGTCTGGGTCGCTCCGTGGCTGGCCAGGAACTACCTGTTCTTCGGCAATCCGGTACATCCGTTTCTAAGTTCACTGTTTCCGAATCCATATCTTTCGCCGTCCTCGGAACAGGCGTGGATCGCAGTCGTTCGAAGTTACAGGAACGCAGCCTTCTCCCTGGGTTACGTCTGGGAAGTGATCGTTCGCGGCAAGGCGAGCTTCGGAATTCTCGGCCCGCTGTTCCTGCTCGCGCCTATCGGGTTGCTGGCCGCCCGGCGACCCGCCGGTTCGATCCTCATCGTCAGCGGCGCGATCACCGCGGCCGCATGGATCGCCGGTAATCCTATGGCCCGCTTCGCGATTCCCTCGGCGCCGTTCGTAGCCCTCGCCATCGCGCTCGCTCTGGATCGCAGCCGTCCCGCGCGAGCACTCCTCGTCGCCGTCACCGCCGTGCACGCGGCGATGTGTTTCCCGCCCTGGATCGAGTTGTGGAACAAGCAGCCCGAAGCGGCCGTGAAGCGCCTGCCGTGGCGGGAAGCGCTTCGGATCGTCCCGCCAGAGGAAACATGGAAGCGTGATGTCCCTGGGTACGAAGCCGTTCGTTTCCTTGACGCCCACGGCAGCCCCAATGCGAAGGTGCTCGCCTTCGA
This DNA window, taken from Bryobacteraceae bacterium, encodes the following:
- a CDS encoding DUF1552 domain-containing protein — encoded protein: MITAVTRKALPRRAFLRGIGGSVALPFLDAMAPALSAAPRGPVRMGFVYVPNGIDMRNWTPKEEGALSAELPRILKPMEPFRNDMVVLSSLTHNNGRALLDGAGDHGRCCGAYLTGMQPRKSTVDIKAGISCDQIVANEVGKATRFQSLELGIEDARQAGDCDSGYSCAYTNNLAWRSDSQPLPPILDPRALFERLFGVDAGLTPEQRAQRNRFRRSILDFVSEDAGKLKRELGPTDNRKLDEYLSSIREVERQIERAEHDNAQVDPKMPKPYGVPADFAEHFKLMSDMLTIALQADMSRVFTFLVTREGTSRAYREIGIPDGHHPLTHHRNDPAMMEKVAQINAYHVKQFAAWIEKLKSIREGDSTLLDNSMIVYGAGLSDGNRHTHEDLPTIIVGSGGGYIRGGRRIVYRRETPMSNLFLTMMDRMGVRTEHFGDSTGHLDGLNLS
- a CDS encoding glycosyltransferase family 39 protein, producing MAIAIGGRPRLSWTPAAAVALAFLAWYFVAAMAPGPDSDGYRYHLGFPRLYLDAGRLIPIREDFYSAFPQATEMLFLYGLRFGGFAVANLLHWTFFAALIAGVYATGALLGSPLTAACAAVAIAASPVVGATSALASADVALAAALWASFHAWLRWRGDANWRWLVAASAAAGFACSVKYTGCTALAVSALFLLAGRARWRSVALSAAVIGVWVAPWLARNYLFFGNPVHPFLSSLFPNPYLSPSSEQAWIAVVRSYRNAAFSLGYVWEVIVRGKASFGILGPLFLLAPIGLLAARRPAGSILIVSGAITAAAWIAGNPMARFAIPSAPFVALAIALALDRSRPARALLVAVTAVHAAMCFPPWIELWNKQPEAAVKRLPWREALRIVPPEETWKRDVPGYEAVRFLDAHGSPNAKVLAFDEQPQFFTSRLLANPYASEMSISAEALLRRAADASSWPTVQCGAVVRGGAPFRFVRLTQRESDPYAGWTIFEAAADAVDASPYPWEADLARDGDDATAWSSNVPRVAGMRFDMAWREPSSSRALHIVTSPAHWGQVAVQTSADGAGWIASHATFECGPRPVSEFPLRSVRELRRRGWTHLLTGRSYPWQEKALTNPSAWGLREVFHAGQTRLLEVAVKPDGE